A genomic window from Scophthalmus maximus strain ysfricsl-2021 chromosome 17, ASM2237912v1, whole genome shotgun sequence includes:
- the rasd2 gene encoding GTP-binding protein Rhes, translated as MNTAEKFYLPVDGIFEMFNSLTGLHQSHHTHPVLQSAALTPVPQHLSDISKTGMGIIKSLKERWRQQDKRAAVSRSLSSGKQQASGYRLQKSPMDLLELGVTKPRNCRRIVVLGAPRVGKTNILQRFLGGEFEERYEPTTEDFHRKLFHIGGEAYQVDLLDASSERDFPAKRRLSILTGDIFLLVFSLDDKDSLGEVGELLKEIKDAKAKLLKLKSPARAPAVVCGNKADLDAQRAVSCSEVAETVGDEVSFFETSAKDGSGLDGAFRALAALGGLPDETCPSRHQLVPVQSLRGGRRDRSPRAALEPLASRPSFTSDLRLVLGSSTKHNKPEKCQIQ; from the exons ATGAACACAGCTGAGAAGTTTTACCTTCCCGTTGATGGCATCTTTGAAATGTTCAACTCTCTCACCGGGCTTCACCAGTCACACCATACCCACCCAGTCCTGCAGAGCGCAGCCCTGACCCCGGTGCCCCAGCACCTCTCAGACATATCGAAGACGGGCATGGGCATCATCAAGAGCCTTAAAGAGCGCTGGAGACAACAGGATAAGAGAGCCGCTGTGAGTAGGTCCTTGAGTTCTGGCAAGCAGCAGGCGTCGGGCTATCGACTCCAAAAGAGCCCCATGGACCTGCTGGAGCTGGGTGTGACCAAGCCCCGGAACTGTCGCAGAATAGTTGTGCTTGGCGCGCCCAGAGTGGGCAAAACCAACATCCTCCAGCGGTTCTTGGGCGGCGAATTCGAAGAACGTTATGAACCGACAACCGAGGACTTCCACAGAAAGCTGTTCCACATTGGAGGAGAGGCGTACCAGGTGGATCTCCTGGACGCCTCAAGTGAGAGGGACTTCCCTGCGAAACGGAGATTATCCATCCTGACAG GTGACATCTTTCTGCTCGTCTTCAGTTTGGACGACAAAGACTCCCTGGGTGAAGTCGGTGAGCTGCTGAAGGAGATCAAAGATGCCAAGGCCAAGttactgaaattaaaaagtCCCGCGAGAGCGCCGGCCGTCGTGTGCGGCAACAAGGCGGACCTGGACGCGCAGAGAGCCGTCAGCTGCTCGGAGGTGGCAGAGACCGTCGGCGACGAGGTCTCCTTCTTCGAGACGTCGGCGAAAGACGGCTCCGGACTGGACGGCGCGTTCAGGGCCCTCGCCGCTCTGGGCGGACTGCCCGACGAGACCTGTCCGTCTCGGCATCAGCTCGTGCCCGTCCAGTCGCTGCGGGGCGGGAGGCGGGATCGGTCGCCCCGCGCCGCCCTGGAGCCCCTGGCGAGCCGCCCGAGCTTCACTAGCGACCTGCGGCTGGTGCTTGGATCAAGCACCAAGCACAACAAACCAGAGAAGTGTCAGATTCAATGA